TCGTACACCGGTATCTGGAGCAGTCGTGAACGGGCGGCGGGTTCCGTGCAGCCGCGAGGAACTGGGCTCGCTGTTCCTGTTCGAGAAGCTCGACGCGGACCAGCTCGACCGGCTGTGCCGCGAGGGCCGCGTGGAGGCCTTCGATCCCGGTCCCGTGTACGGGGAGAGCGATCCGGCGACCTGCTTCTACGTACTCCTCGAGGGCGAGCTCGTTCTGTCGCGCCGCGTCGGCGCCGACGACGTCGAGGTGAACCGGAGTTCCAGCCGCGGTGTGTACTCCGGCGCCTTCCAGTCCTATCTCGGCGATCGAGCCCCGCAGACATACAACAGCTCGATGCGGGTGACGGAGCCTTCGCGGTTCTTCGTCCTGCCGGCCGACACCTTCTCGGCCGTCGTGCGGGAATGGTTCCCCATGGCCGTCCACCTGCTGGAAGGGGTCTTCTTCGGTGTCCGGAGCGTGCAGCAGAGGATCGGGCAGCGGGAGCGGCTCCTCGCACTCGGCTCACTGTCGGCCGGGCTCACCCACGAACTCAACAATCCGGCCGCTGCGGCCGCGCGGGCCACGTCGTCGCTGCGGGAGCGGGTCGCGGGCATGCGGCACAAGCTGGGCGCGATCGCCGCGGGCCCGTACCGGCGGGCCACGCTGGAGACGCTCATCGAGATCCAGGAGCGGACGGCCGAGCAGGTGTCCAAGGCTCCCGCACTGACCCCCCTCGAAACGTCCGACCGAGAGGACGCCCTCACGGACTGGCTGGACGACCACGGGATCACCGACGGCTGGCAGCTGGCGCCCAACTTCGTCCAGGCGGGCCTCGACAACGACTGGCTCGACCAGGTCGCGTCGGCCGTCGGCGAGGAGACCCTCGAAGGCGCCGTGCGGTGGCTGAACTACACGGTCGAGACCGAGCTCCTCATGAACGAGATCGAGGACTCCACCGCGCGGATCTCCCACCTCGTCGACGCGGCCAAGCAGTACTCCCAGCTCGACCGGGCCCCGTCCCGGTTCGCCGACGTGCACGAGCTGCTCGACAGCACGCTGATGATGCTCTCCGGGAAGTTCGGCCACGGCATCAAGGTTGTCAAGGACTACGACCGCACACTGCCCGAGGTCCCCGCCTACCCCGGCGAGCTCAACCAGGTGTGGACGAACCTGATCGACAACGCGGTATCGGCGATGAACGACGCAGGCGGCAAGGGCACGTTGACCGTGCGCACCGCGCTCGATCGTGACCTTCTGCTCGTGGAGTTCCGCGATACCGGGCCGGGAATCCCCGCCGACATCCGTGGCCGCATCTTCGACCCGTTCTTCACCACCAAGCCGGTGGGCGAGGGGACCGGGCTCGGCCTCGACATCTCGTGGCGCATCGTCGTCAACAAGCACCACGGCCAACTCGACGTGCACTCAGAGCCCGGAGACACCCGCTTCCAGGTACATCTCCCCCTCGCGTCCACGAACTCCGACCCGGAACCCGTACCTGACCCGGTACCCGACCCCCCTCAGGAGCCTTCATGAGTACCCTGAACGGAATCGACCCCTCGGTCCCGCCGAGCGGCACCGGCTGCGCCGAGTGCGACGCGCTCGGCGGCTGGTGGTTCCATCTGCGGCGCTGCGCGCAGTGCGGCCACATCGGCTGCTGCGACGACTCACAGGGCAAGCACGCGACGGAACACGCCAAGAACAGCGGCCACCCGGTGATCCGCAGCTTCGAGCCGGGCGAGAGCTGGTTCTGGGACTACAACACGTCCTCGCTCATCGAATCGGGTCCCGAACTCGCGCCTCCGGTCAGCCATCCCGAGACGCAGTCGACCCCCGGCCCGGCGGACCGAGTCCCTTCGAACTGGACCGAGTTGCTGGGCTGACGGGGTTCCCCGGACGAAAGCGCTCCGGATCAGGCCCGCCCCGGGGCCGTGAACGTCACGTCCGCCGAGTGCGTCGTCGTGTCCGCGTCGCTGCCGAGGGCCCAGGCCGCGACCCGCGATACGGTGGCGGCCGGGATCTCCTCGCTGATGCCGGGGGCCGCCGGGACGTTCTGCGTCGCGTGGGCGTCGTACGGCAGGACCACCCGGTAGCCCCGCGCGAGAGCGGTGCGGGCGGTCGCCTGGACGCACATCTCGGACATCACGCCGCAGACGGCGAGCGCCTCGACCCCGGCGAGCACGCCGCCCAGCGTGGTCCCGTCGAAGCCGTCGTCCCTGGGCTTGCGGATCACGACCTCGGTCGGGCCCGGCTCGACCGGGTGGTGGAGTTCCCAGCCCGGCGTGTGCGGCTCGTCGTCCGCCCCTGGCTGCCCGTCGTTCTGCAGGTGCACGACGAGCGCCCCGCCGGTGCGGGCCCGTGCGATCAGGTCGGTCGTGCGCTCCACGAGTCGGTCCGCGTCGGGCACCGCCCCGTCGCCGACGACGAACGCCGACTGGACGTCCACGACGATCAGGGCCTCCACAGGATGGGTCATGCGGCCATCATGACCGTCGGCGCCGGGCAGCTGCACGAGGTTTTGCGCGCTCCCGTGCCTGTGTTCCACTGACGTCGGATGCCGGTCAGGCCTCTGACGTGGGCGTTGACGCCGACGCCCCATGATCGACAGCAGGGAGAGGTTCGATGACGACGACCGCGAAGCCGAGCGTGCAGCACGAGGACGAGCAGGTGCGGGTGACCCGCTGGGACTTCGAGCCCGACACGCGTACCGGCCGCCACGTCCACGAGCACGACTACGTGGTCGTGCCCGTGGTGGACGGCCGGATCAGCGCGTTCGCCCCCGACGGCACGGTGACCGAGTCGCAGCTGCGCGCGGGCGAGTCCTACGCGCGCCCGGCGGGCGGCGAGCACGATGTCGTCAACACGGGCGGCACGTGGCTGGCGTTCGTCGAGATCGAGCTCAAGGGAACGTCGAAGGCCTAGTGCCTTTCGGTCACCTGACGGCGGTCACTTCACGAGGTACTTGCACCCCGCGATCGACTTGCCGTCCTTGTTGTCCGCGACCTGCTTGCCGTCGACCTTGATGACGCAGGATGCCGGCTCGAGCTGACCGTCCGAGGCGGTCACCGAGCCGGGGACGACCGAGACCAGGCTGCCGACCTTCAATTCGGCTCCCTTGATGGTCAGTCGGGTCGTCTTGGTCCAGGGCAGCTTCACCTGTTCCGTCTTGCTCTCACCGGCCGTCCAGAGGACCTGCGTACTGCCCTGGCCCTGCACCTCGAAGGTCACTTCGCGGGTCGCCTCCTGACCCCCGGCCGGCTTCGAGGCCGCGTGCGAGGGGGCCTTCGACGTGTCCTGCTTCGCCCCGGCCTCCTTGCCGTCTCCCCCGCCACTGCCGCACCCGGCCAGCAGAGCGGCTGTCGCCGCGACCAGAGCAATACCGGTTACCGTCCTGCGCACGTTTCCTCCGTGATCCCCGTACAACTCAGCATGTCGGCCCGGGCACAACTCGCCCGGGCCGAACTGCTGAGCATACTGGGGCGCCCGGGACGGTCACCCGGTGCGGGGGCCGTCCGTCCGCATCTCGTGGACCTGTCATGGCTCTAGGAAGGTTCGGGCCCCGGCGCTACCCTCCGCGCATGATTTCGACCGTTGTCTGGGGTACCGGAAATGTCGGGCGCGCGGCCATCCGTGCCGTCGAGGCCCACCCGGCGCTCGAGCTCGTCGCCGTGCTGGTCCACGACCCCGCGAAGGTCGGCCGCGACGCGGGCGAACTCGCGGGCCTCGACCATGAGTTGGAGGTCAGGGCGAGCGACGACATCGAGGCGGTGCTGGCCGCCCGGCCCCGGGCCGTCGTGTACGCGGCCTCCGGCGACATCCGCCCCGACGACGCCCTGGCCGACATAGCCCGGGCCGTCGGGTCCGGCGCCGTCGTCGTCTCGCCCGCCCTCTATCCGCTCTACGACCACCGAAGCGCGCCGCCGGAGTTCCTGGATCCGGTGGTGGCCGCGATCGCGAAGGGCGGCGGATCCCTGTTCGCATCCGGCGTCGACCCGGGCTGGGGCAACGACGTCCTGCCGCTCCTCGTCAGCGGGCTCGGCAGCACCGTCGACGCGATCCGCTGCCAGGAGATCTTCGACTACTCGACGTACGACCAGCCCGACTCGGTACGGCTCCTGGTCGGCATGGGCCAGCCGATGGACTACGACCCGCCCATGCTGTGGGACACCGTCCCCACCATGGTGTGGGGCGGGCAGATTCGGCTGATGGCGCGGGCGCTCGGGGTCGAACTCGACGAGATCCGCGAGACATTGGACCGCCGCCCGCTCGACGCCACGGTGAGCACGCGCACGATGGGCGACTTCGAGGCCGGTACCCAGGGCGCCGTGCGGTTCGAGGTGCAGGGCATCGTCGGGGGCGAACCCCTCATCGTCATCGAGCACGTCACCCGCATCCATCCGTCCTGCGCACCGGACTGGCCGACGCCGCCCGACGGCACCGGGGCGCACCGGGTGGTCATCGAGGGCCGTCCGCGCATCGAGGTCACCGTCGAGGCCGCGGATGAGGGGGAGAACCGGTCCGCCGGCGGCAACGCCACCGCTGTCGGCCGTCTCGTGAACGCCATCGACTGGCTCGTGGACCAGGCCCCGGGCCTCTACGACGCGCTCGACGTCCCACTGCGCCCCGCAGTCGGAAAGCTCGGCCATCGCGGAAGGAAGCAACGATGATCATCGACATCCCCGAGGGACAGGAACCGATCGGCTACGTCTGGGGGGACATGGTCCCCGGTATCGGCATGGCGGCAGCCAACTTCTCGCTGTCCGTGTACGCCCATACGACCCTGGGGCTGCGGGAGTTCGAGGCGGCCCGGCTGCGGATCGCGCAGATCAACGGGTGTCAGTTCTGCCTGGACTGGCGTACCGACCGGGACGGGGAGAAGGTCGAGGAGTCGTTCGCGGACGCGGTGACCGAGTGGCGTACCAGCGACGCCTTCGACGACCGGACCCGGCTCGCGGCCGAGTACGCGGAGCGGTACGCGCTCGACCACCACGGCCTGGACGAGGAGTTCTGGGCCCGGATGACCGCGCTGTACAGCCAGGTCGAGATCGTGGAGCTGAGCATGAGCATCGGTTCCTGGCTGGCGTTCGGCAGGCTCAACCACGTGCTGGGCCTCGACACGGCGTGTGTCCTGCCCACGGCCTGAGACGCGGGGGCCGCGACCGGCCCCCGCGCTGTGCGCCTGCTACAGATCAGTGGCGATGATCTTCTCGATGTTCCGCTCGGCGAGCGCCGTGATCGTGACGAACGGGTTGACGCTCGTGTTGCCGGGGATCAGCGAGCCGTCGATGACGTAGAGACCCGAATATCCGTGCAGGCGGCCGTAGTTGTCGGTGGCCTTGTTCAGGACCGCCCCACCGAGCGGGTGGTATGTGAGGTGGTCGCCCCAGATCTTGTACGTGCCGAAGAGATCGGTGCGGTAGATCGTGCCCTCCTTCGCGTTGATCTTGTCGAAGATCGTCTTGGCCATGTCGACGGAGGTCTGCTTCCAGGCCGTCTGCCAGTTCAGATCGGCCCTGCCCGCCTGCGCGTTCCACGAGAACTCGGCGCGGTGCGGGGTGTTCGTGATCGACAGATAGAACGAGGCGAAGGTCTCGATCCCGGTCGGCAGCGGCGCGACCTCGGCGAACGCCCCTCCGGCGGCCCAGTTGTCGATGCCGCCGCAGGGGATCGACGCCTGAACCTTGCCCGTCGGGTCCCACAGGTGGTTGGCACGGCCGCACATGACGTTGCCGTTGTCGCCCCAGCCCTTGCCGACCTCGCCGTTCAGGGCGGGCAGGGCGCCGGTGGCCTTGAGCTTGACCAGGAGCTTGCTGGTCCCGACGCTGCCGGCCGCGAAGAACACCTTGTCCGCGGTGACGGTCTTGGTGGCCGTGGTCGTGCCGGTGGTGTCGATCTGCTCGATGACGACCGTGTACCCGCCGCCGGGTGCGGGCGCGACCGAAGTCACCTTGTGCAGCGGCGAGATGGAGACCTTGCCGGTGGCTCCGGCCTGGGCCAGGTAGGTCTTCTGGAGTGACTTCTTGCCGTAGTTGTTGCCGTAGAGGATCTCGCCGGCGAGCGCCGACTTGGGGACCGTGCCGGCCGCTTCCTGCTTCATGTAGTCCCAGTCGTACACGTCGGGTACGAAGACGAACGGGAAGCCGGAGCGCTGGGCGTGCTTACGGCCGACGCGCGCGAACTGGTAGCACTCGGCGCTCTCGAACCAGGCCGGGTCGACGGTGCCGACGCCTAACGCCGCGTTGGCGCGCGGGTAGTACGTCGCGTACATCTCGGCGGCGTCGACCGACGGGAGGATGGCGCCGAAGTTCTCGCGCTTGGGCGTGACCGCCATGCCGCCGTTGACGAGGGAACCGCCGCCGACTCCGCGGCCCTGGTAAACGATGATCCCGCCCATTTCCTCGGCGTCCAGAATTCCGGTGTAGCGGGGGACGTCTTTGTCGAGCGGGAAGCCGAGGAAGTTGCTCAGGGGCTGTTTGGTCTTGGTCCGGAGCCAGTAGGAACGGGCGTCCGGGCTGGTCGTGTTGGCGAATATCTTGCCGTCCGGTCCGGGGGTGTCCCAGGCCATCCCCATTTCGATCATGTGGACGTCGACGCCCGCCTGGGCGAGTCTCAGCGCGGCCACGGAGCCGCCGTATCCGGTGCCGACGACGAGGGCGCGGACGTGCGCGCCGGGGTCGATCGGAGCGGAGGCGGGCGCGGGCGCGGCATGGGCCGCGGGGACGTGAGCCGACAGCGCCGCGGCGCTCAGAATAGAACCGGTTCCAGCGATAAAAGTGCGTCGCGAGACGTTCTTGGAACCGATTGCACGCGTGGTGGGACCACTCATGGCACGTTCCTCACTTTCGATGGAATCGAAACGAGTTCTACTGCTGATGGCGCATCAAGTCACTACACACGAATAGGTAATTCATGTGCGCCGAATGGGTAACTCGCGTCCACTCAACCCCGGGTGCACCGACGGCCCCGGGCTGCCGTCGAAGGCCGCGGAGGAGTTAGCACTGTCACACAGATCCAGGCAAGTCCCTGCATGTAAACAATCGAGCGGGTTACTACACTTCGTCAGGTTGTTCGGCGCCCGGCCGGACCGGCAGCACGGCTTTCATGCGGGATCACCGTTGATCCAGCTCCGGCGGCGACACGCAAGGAACCCATGACGACCTCACACAACGGCAGCGACGTCCCCCCGCTCGACGGACCGCTGCCCGGCACGGTGACACTCGACGACGCAGGGGGCGTCGCGGGGGAGCACGGGACGCCGCCGATCGAACCTCTCGACCTGACGGTCGCCTCCCCCGACGCGGAGTCCTTCGAGGACAGCACCGTCGCGGCGCACAGCGGCATGGCCCTGTTCACCGCGGGCCCTGCCGCCCCTGCCCGCACCCTCATGAACATCTTCGGCGCGTCCGTGCGCGACCACCGCGACGAGCCGGCCCTGGACGACGGTTCGAAGCAGCTCACGTACCGCGCGCTCGCCGACGAGGTGGAGAACCTGCGGGTGCGGCTCGCGCTGGCCGGGGTCCGCAGGGGCGACCGGGTCGGGGTCCGCGTCCCGTCCGGGACCAATGATCTCTACATCGCGATTCTCGGGGTGCTCGCCGTCGGCGCCGCCTATGTCCCGGTGGACGCAGAAGACCCGGACGAGCGCGCCGAGTTGGTGTTCGGCGAGGCCCGGGTCCGGGTCGTCATCGGCGCCGGCCACGACCTGACCGCGTGGGGACCCGACGGCACGGAGGAGGGCGGGATCAGGACTCCCCCGGGGTCGGCCAACTGCCTGCCCGGCACCGAGGACGACGCGTGGATCATCTTCACGTCCGGCTCGACCGGGAAGCCCAAGGGCGTCGCCGTCCCGCACCGCAGCGCCGCCGCCTTCGTCGACGCCGAGGCCGCCCTGTTCCTCGCCGACGAGCCGATCGGCCCCGGCGACCGCGTGATGGCAGGCCTGTCCGTCGCCTTCGACGCCTCGTGCGAGGAGATGTGGCTGGCCTGGCGCAACGGCGCCTGCCTGGTGCCGGTGCCGCGTTCCCGAGTCCGCAGCGGCGCCGACCTCGGTCCCTGGCTCGTCGAGCAGGACATCAGCGTCGTGTCCACGGTGCCCACGCTCGCCGCGCTGTGGGAGCCCCAGGTCCTGGACGACGTACGCCTTCTGATCTTCGGCGGTGAGGCATGCCCGCCCGAGCTGGCGCAGCGCCTGGTCACCGAGGGCCGCGAGGTGTGGAACACGTACGGCCCCACCGAGGCCACGGTCGTCGCCTGCGCGTGCCTGATGACCGGCGAGGAGCCCGTCAGGATCGGGCTGCCGCTGGACGGCTGGGAGTTGGCCGTCGTCGATGAGGCCGGCGTCCCCGTCGCCCTCGGCGCCACCGGCGAGCTCGTCATCTCAGGCGTGGGCCTGGCCCGCTATCTCGACCCCGCCAAGGACGCCGAGAAGTACGCGCCGCTGCCCTCCCTCGGCTGGGAGCGCGCCTACCGCAGCGGCGACCTCGTCAGGGCGGATCCGGAAGGCCTCGTCTTCCTCGGGCGCGGCGACGAGCAGATCAAGCTCGGTGGCCGCCGCATCGAGCTCGGCGAGGTGGACACGGCTCTGCAGTCGCTGCCCGGTGTTGCCGGGGCGGCCGCCGCCGTGCGCACGGCGCGCAGTGGCAACCAGCTGCTCGTCGGCTACGTCGTCACGCAGGACGGCTGGGACCGCGCCGGAGCCGTCGAGCGCCTGCGGGCCGCGCTGCCCGCCGCCCTGGTGCCGCTCCTCGCCCCCGTCGAGAGCCTGCCCACCCGTACGTCCGGGAAGGTCGACCGGGCGGCGCTGCCCTGGCCGCTGCCCGACCTGGAGACCTCCACGGGGCCCGCCGAGCAGCTGTACGGCACGGAGGCATGGCTCGCGGAACAGTGGGCGCACACGCTCGGGGTGTCCGTGACCGGTGCCAAGGACGACTTCTTCGCTATCGGCGGCTCCAGCCTGGCCGCCGCCCAGCTGACCACCCGGCTGCGCACCCGCTACCCCAGCGCCGCCGTCCTCGACATCTACCAGCACCCGACCCTGCGCAAGCTCGCCCGTCATCTGGAGGAGTCCGCACCGGGCAAGGAGGCTCACCGCGATGTCGGGCCGGTGCCGGTGCGCGCCCAGATCGTTCAACTCCTGCTTCTGCTCCCGCTGTTCACGCTGGTGGGGCTGCGCTGGTGTGTGGCTGTCGCCGCGCTCGGCAATGTCCTGCACCGGTTCGGGTCCTATGCCTGGGCTCCGGCCGTGTCCTGGTGGTGGGTGGCCGCGGGGGCAGTGGTGCTGTTCAGCCCGGCGGGGCGGCTCGCGCTCGCCGCGGGCGGCGCGCGGCTGCTGCTGCGGGGCGTCGAGCCCGGCACGTATCCGCGCGGCGGCCAGGTCCATCTGCGGCTGTGGACGGCGGAGCGGCTCGCCGAGTACAGCGGCGCGACCTCGCTGACCGGTTCGTGGCTGCTGCGGTACGCGCGCGCCCTGGGCGCCCGGATCGGCGCGGATGTGGACCTGCACTCGCTGCCGCCGGTGACCGGCATGCTCAAGCTGGGCCGCGGCTGCGCCGTCGAGGCCGATGTGGACCTGTCCGGGCACTGGCTGGACGGCGACCGTCTGGTGATCGGTGCCGTCAAGGTCGGCGGCGGGGCCGTCGTCGGCACCCGCAGCCTGCTCTTCCCCGGTGCGCGCGTCGGCAAGAAGGCCGAGGTGGCCCCCGGATCCGCGGTGACCGCCCAGATCCCGACCGGCCAGCGCTGGGCCGGCTCCCCCGCCGTGAAGCTGGGCAAGGCCAAGCGGGACTGGCCGAAGCAGCGGCCGAAGCGCTCGTACGGGTGGAGGCTGATGTACGGCGCGTCGGGCCTCGCCCTCTCCGCGCTGCCGGCGCTCGCGGCCGTGCCCGCGCTCGCGGTGGCCCTCCGCTTCGTAGCCGTGGACGCGGACCTCGGCGAGGCGCTGCGCGGCGCCCTGCTCGCGGTGGTACCTGCCGCACTGGCCTTCGGATGCGCGTACGCGCTGCTGCTGTTGGGCGCCGTGCGGCTGCTGAGCCTCGGGCTGCGGCCGGGGCTGCATCCGACGCACAGCCGCACCGGCTGGCAGGCCTGGACGGTCACACAGCTGATGGACGCGGCCCGGCAGACGCTGTTCCCGCTGTACGCGGGGCTCGTCACCCCTCTGTGGCTGCGGCTGCTCGGCATGAAGATCGGCCGAGGCGCGGAGGTCTCCACGGTCCTCGCCCTGCCGAGCCTCACCACGGTCGGCGACGGCGCGTTCCTCGCGGACGACACCCTGACCGCGCCGTACGAACTCGGCGGCGGCTGGGTGCGGATCGGGCGGGCCGCGATCGGGCGGCGTGCGTTCCTCGGCAATTCCGGCATGACCGGGCCGGGACGCAGCGTCCCGGACGGCGGTCTGGTGGGTGTCCTGTCGGCGACCCCGAAGAAGGCCAAGAAGGGCACCTCGTATCTGGGGCTGCCGCCGATGAAGCTGCCGCGCGCTCCCGAGGGCGGCGACCACTCCCGTACGTACGACCCGCCGGCGCGGCTGCTGTGGGCGCGCGGCGCGGTGGAACTGTTCCGGCTCGTGCCCGTCTTCTGCTCGGCGGCGCTCGCCGTCCTTACGGGCGGGGTGCTGTGCGCGCTCGCCGGTGCGACCGGCGTGGGCTGGTGGGCGGCCGCCGCGCTGTCCGGGGCGGTGCTCCTCGGCGCGGGCGTCGTGGGCGCGTTGGCGGCGGTCGCCGCGAAGTGGCTCCTCGTGGGCCGGCACCGGGCCGGTGAACACCCGTTGTGGAGCGGCTTCGTCTGGCGCGACGAGCTTGCGGACACGTTCGTCGAGGTGGTCGCCGTGCCGTGGCTGATCGGAGCGGTGCCGGGGACCCCGCTCATGACGCTGTGGCTGCGCGGCCTGGGCGCGCGCGTCGGCCGGGGCGTGTGGTGCGAGAGTTACTGGCTGCCGGAGACGGACCTGGTGACCCTCGGCAGCGCGGTCAGCGTGAACCGTGGCTGCGTGCTGCAGACGCACCTCTTCCACGACCGGATCCTGCGGATGGACAAGGTGGCACTCGGCGCGGGTTCGACGGTGGGCCCTGGCGGAATCGTCCTGCCGGGCAGTACGGTCGGCGCTCGCGCCACTCTGGGGC
The DNA window shown above is from Streptomyces sp. NBC_01445 and carries:
- a CDS encoding ATP-binding protein; protein product: MNGRRVPCSREELGSLFLFEKLDADQLDRLCREGRVEAFDPGPVYGESDPATCFYVLLEGELVLSRRVGADDVEVNRSSSRGVYSGAFQSYLGDRAPQTYNSSMRVTEPSRFFVLPADTFSAVVREWFPMAVHLLEGVFFGVRSVQQRIGQRERLLALGSLSAGLTHELNNPAAAAARATSSLRERVAGMRHKLGAIAAGPYRRATLETLIEIQERTAEQVSKAPALTPLETSDREDALTDWLDDHGITDGWQLAPNFVQAGLDNDWLDQVASAVGEETLEGAVRWLNYTVETELLMNEIEDSTARISHLVDAAKQYSQLDRAPSRFADVHELLDSTLMMLSGKFGHGIKVVKDYDRTLPEVPAYPGELNQVWTNLIDNAVSAMNDAGGKGTLTVRTALDRDLLLVEFRDTGPGIPADIRGRIFDPFFTTKPVGEGTGLGLDISWRIVVNKHHGQLDVHSEPGDTRFQVHLPLASTNSDPEPVPDPVPDPPQEPS
- a CDS encoding UBP-type zinc finger domain-containing protein, with amino-acid sequence MSTLNGIDPSVPPSGTGCAECDALGGWWFHLRRCAQCGHIGCCDDSQGKHATEHAKNSGHPVIRSFEPGESWFWDYNTSSLIESGPELAPPVSHPETQSTPGPADRVPSNWTELLG
- a CDS encoding isochorismatase family protein → MTHPVEALIVVDVQSAFVVGDGAVPDADRLVERTTDLIARARTGGALVVHLQNDGQPGADDEPHTPGWELHHPVEPGPTEVVIRKPRDDGFDGTTLGGVLAGVEALAVCGVMSEMCVQATARTALARGYRVVLPYDAHATQNVPAAPGISEEIPAATVSRVAAWALGSDADTTTHSADVTFTAPGRA
- a CDS encoding cupin domain-containing protein, which produces MTTTAKPSVQHEDEQVRVTRWDFEPDTRTGRHVHEHDYVVVPVVDGRISAFAPDGTVTESQLRAGESYARPAGGEHDVVNTGGTWLAFVEIELKGTSKA
- a CDS encoding NAD(P)H-dependent amine dehydrogenase family protein; protein product: MISTVVWGTGNVGRAAIRAVEAHPALELVAVLVHDPAKVGRDAGELAGLDHELEVRASDDIEAVLAARPRAVVYAASGDIRPDDALADIARAVGSGAVVVSPALYPLYDHRSAPPEFLDPVVAAIAKGGGSLFASGVDPGWGNDVLPLLVSGLGSTVDAIRCQEIFDYSTYDQPDSVRLLVGMGQPMDYDPPMLWDTVPTMVWGGQIRLMARALGVELDEIRETLDRRPLDATVSTRTMGDFEAGTQGAVRFEVQGIVGGEPLIVIEHVTRIHPSCAPDWPTPPDGTGAHRVVIEGRPRIEVTVEAADEGENRSAGGNATAVGRLVNAIDWLVDQAPGLYDALDVPLRPAVGKLGHRGRKQR
- a CDS encoding carboxymuconolactone decarboxylase family protein; the protein is MIIDIPEGQEPIGYVWGDMVPGIGMAAANFSLSVYAHTTLGLREFEAARLRIAQINGCQFCLDWRTDRDGEKVEESFADAVTEWRTSDAFDDRTRLAAEYAERYALDHHGLDEEFWARMTALYSQVEIVELSMSIGSWLAFGRLNHVLGLDTACVLPTA
- a CDS encoding GMC oxidoreductase translates to MSGPTTRAIGSKNVSRRTFIAGTGSILSAAALSAHVPAAHAAPAPASAPIDPGAHVRALVVGTGYGGSVAALRLAQAGVDVHMIEMGMAWDTPGPDGKIFANTTSPDARSYWLRTKTKQPLSNFLGFPLDKDVPRYTGILDAEEMGGIIVYQGRGVGGGSLVNGGMAVTPKRENFGAILPSVDAAEMYATYYPRANAALGVGTVDPAWFESAECYQFARVGRKHAQRSGFPFVFVPDVYDWDYMKQEAAGTVPKSALAGEILYGNNYGKKSLQKTYLAQAGATGKVSISPLHKVTSVAPAPGGGYTVVIEQIDTTGTTTATKTVTADKVFFAAGSVGTSKLLVKLKATGALPALNGEVGKGWGDNGNVMCGRANHLWDPTGKVQASIPCGGIDNWAAGGAFAEVAPLPTGIETFASFYLSITNTPHRAEFSWNAQAGRADLNWQTAWKQTSVDMAKTIFDKINAKEGTIYRTDLFGTYKIWGDHLTYHPLGGAVLNKATDNYGRLHGYSGLYVIDGSLIPGNTSVNPFVTITALAERNIEKIIATDL
- a CDS encoding Pls/PosA family non-ribosomal peptide synthetase, which produces MALFTAGPAAPARTLMNIFGASVRDHRDEPALDDGSKQLTYRALADEVENLRVRLALAGVRRGDRVGVRVPSGTNDLYIAILGVLAVGAAYVPVDAEDPDERAELVFGEARVRVVIGAGHDLTAWGPDGTEEGGIRTPPGSANCLPGTEDDAWIIFTSGSTGKPKGVAVPHRSAAAFVDAEAALFLADEPIGPGDRVMAGLSVAFDASCEEMWLAWRNGACLVPVPRSRVRSGADLGPWLVEQDISVVSTVPTLAALWEPQVLDDVRLLIFGGEACPPELAQRLVTEGREVWNTYGPTEATVVACACLMTGEEPVRIGLPLDGWELAVVDEAGVPVALGATGELVISGVGLARYLDPAKDAEKYAPLPSLGWERAYRSGDLVRADPEGLVFLGRGDEQIKLGGRRIELGEVDTALQSLPGVAGAAAAVRTARSGNQLLVGYVVTQDGWDRAGAVERLRAALPAALVPLLAPVESLPTRTSGKVDRAALPWPLPDLETSTGPAEQLYGTEAWLAEQWAHTLGVSVTGAKDDFFAIGGSSLAAAQLTTRLRTRYPSAAVLDIYQHPTLRKLARHLEESAPGKEAHRDVGPVPVRAQIVQLLLLLPLFTLVGLRWCVAVAALGNVLHRFGSYAWAPAVSWWWVAAGAVVLFSPAGRLALAAGGARLLLRGVEPGTYPRGGQVHLRLWTAERLAEYSGATSLTGSWLLRYARALGARIGADVDLHSLPPVTGMLKLGRGCAVEADVDLSGHWLDGDRLVIGAVKVGGGAVVGTRSLLFPGARVGKKAEVAPGSAVTAQIPTGQRWAGSPAVKLGKAKRDWPKQRPKRSYGWRLMYGASGLALSALPALAAVPALAVALRFVAVDADLGEALRGALLAVVPAALAFGCAYALLLLGAVRLLSLGLRPGLHPTHSRTGWQAWTVTQLMDAARQTLFPLYAGLVTPLWLRLLGMKIGRGAEVSTVLALPSLTTVGDGAFLADDTLTAPYELGGGWVRIGRAAIGRRAFLGNSGMTGPGRSVPDGGLVGVLSATPKKAKKGTSYLGLPPMKLPRAPEGGDHSRTYDPPARLLWARGAVELFRLVPVFCSAALAVLTGGVLCALAGATGVGWWAAAALSGAVLLGAGVVGALAAVAAKWLLVGRHRAGEHPLWSGFVWRDELADTFVEVVAVPWLIGAVPGTPLMTLWLRGLGARVGRGVWCESYWLPETDLVTLGSAVSVNRGCVLQTHLFHDRILRMDKVALGAGSTVGPGGIVLPGSTVGARATLGPASLVMAAESVPDDTRWLGNPIEAWRS